Proteins encoded in a region of the Megalops cyprinoides isolate fMegCyp1 chromosome 3, fMegCyp1.pri, whole genome shotgun sequence genome:
- the LOC118774501 gene encoding olfactory receptor 2A12-like encodes MGSAGTWKTNDSVIRPLGFYITGFTSLQFANLYLIFLAIVYIITAMSNCFILSIIWLDHRLHTPKYIAVANLAIVDLVLSTTIIPGMIKTFLMKDNFVAYNTCLTQMYFYYCFLSLESFSLSVLAYDRFIAICFPLRHNSINTTTTMLSILATVWTFCVGVTLFSTSIMTKLSFCNSVKVYSYFCDYAPVFRLSCNDNSLQWATASSMSILILFGPLSFIIISYVCILIAVFRMNNVESRYKALATCTEHLILVAIFYVPILTLFIIGLFLFSVDPDIRMVNLSLSSCIPPCLNPIVYSLATKEIRNKVLVVFRKAKVIAWVGD; translated from the coding sequence ATGGGATCTGCCGGAACATGGAAGACCAATGACTCCGTAATTCGACCACTGGGCTTTTACATCACTGGATTTACGTCTTTGCAATTCGccaatttatatttaattttcttggCTATCGTCTATATTATAACTGCCATGTCAAACTGCTTTATTCTGTCAATTATATGGCTAGATCACCGGCTACACACTCCGAAGTATATTGCGGTGGCTAATTTAGCGATTGTCGACTTGGTTCTCAGTACAACTATCATTCCCGGaatgattaaaacatttctcatgAAAGATAATTTCGTTGCCTATAATACTTGTTTGACGCAGATGTATTTCTACTATTGTTTTCTGTCATTAGAGTCGTTTTCCCTCAGTGTACTTGCATATGATCGATTCATTGCCATATGTTTTCCACTGAGGCATAACTCTATCAACACAACAACTACTATGCTCAGTATTTTGGCAACTGTTTGGACATTTTGCGTGGGTGTAACACTGTTCTCGACCTCAATAATGACCAAGCTGTCTTTCTGCAATTCAGTCAAAGTGTACAGCTATTTCTGTGACTACGCGCCCGTGTTCAGACTATCCTGCAATGATAATTCACTGCAGTGGGCCACGGCCTCCTCTATGAGTATACTGATTCTATTTGGACCCTTGagttttatcattatttcataCGTATGCATTTTGATAGCCGTGTTTAGAATGAATAACGTGGAGAGCAGGTACAAGGCACTTGCTACGTGTACAGAGCATCTAATTCTAGTAGCGATTTTCTACGTTCCAATTTTGACGCTTTTCATCATTGGCTTGTTCTTATTCAGCGTCGATCCAGATATCAGAATGGTGAACTTGTCTTTGTCCTCATGCATCCCACCCTGCCTGAACCCCATTGTGTATTCTCTGGCAACCAAAGAAATTAGAAACAAAGTGTTGGTTGTGTTCCGTAAAGCTAAGGTAATAGCGTGGGTCGGCGATTAG
- the LOC118774502 gene encoding olfactory receptor 51E2-like: MGCDKKGSQSLILYVFLCFVYIISLLGNIFIMFVICTDHSLHNPKYIAVFNLAVADLCGSTALVPKLINTFLFESQYFSYEECLANMFFVFFFITSQSLTLAVLSYDRYVAICHPLRYHELVTNTSMSVIIAAVWSLSALFVLIAVGAVTRLSFCNSVVVNSYFCDHGPVIRLACNDNAPNRAISLMNPIVILWVPVSFITATYVCIAYTLSRIASATERLKAMKTCTSHLVLVGTFYLPVCMTYVIGSTIHPNARIINLSLTMILPPMLNPLIYSLKTEEFLESIKKLFRRHKIMTARRNT; the protein is encoded by the coding sequence TATGTTTTCTTGTGCTTTGTCTATATTATTTCTCTTTTAGGaaacatttttatcatgtttgtTATTTGCACTGATCACTCCCTTCACAATCCAAAATACATTGCCGTTTTTAATCTAGCAGTGGCAGACTTGTGTGGAAGTACTGCACTTGTTCCTAAATTGATTAACACCTTCCTCTTTGAATCTCAATACTTTTCCTATGAAGAATGTTTAgccaatatgttttttgtttttttcttcatcactTCACAGTCTCTGACTCTGGCTGTTCTGTCCTATGACAGATATGTTGCTATATGCCACCCACTGAGATACCATGAGCTTGTGACTAACACGTCAATGTCTGTGATCATAGCAGCTGTGTGGAGTTTATCAGCACTGTTTGTACTCATAGCTGTGGGGGCTGTCACGAGATTGTCATTTTGCAATTCAGTTGTGGTAAACAGCTATTTCTGTGATCATGGTCCTGTAATTAGGTTGGCCTGCAATGACAATGCACCAAACAGGGCGATTTCATTAATGAATCCTATAGTGATTCTCTGGGTTCCAGTATCTTTTATCACAGCAACATATGTTTGCATAGCCTACACATTGTCAAGAATTGCATCTGCTACAGAGCGCCTCAAAGCCATGAAAACCTGCACTTCTCATTTGGTTTTGGTGGGTACATTTTACTTGCCAGTATGCATGACCTATGTGATTGGCTCAACCATTCACCCAAATGCCAGAATAATCAATCTGTCACTGACAATGATTTTGCCACCCATGCTGAATCCACTCATTTACTCATTGAAGACAGAGGAGTTCCTGGAATCCATCAAGAAGCTCTTCAGAAGacataaaataatgacagctAGAAGAAACACATAA
- the LOC118775455 gene encoding cytochrome c oxidase assembly factor 4 homolog, mitochondrial, whose protein sequence is MASTPTPHNRTRSEDEDDPVDQMISRTGCAELHYAVQECMAEHQDWRKCQAQVQNFKECMLAFQTARKEQLMQQRATQHNLASNSSA, encoded by the coding sequence ATGGCATCCACTCCCACACCACACAACCGCACTAGGAGTGAAGATGAGGATGATCCAGTCGACCAGATGATCTCTAGGACGGGATGTGCAGAGCTGCACTATGCTGTACAGGAGTGCATGGCAGAACACCAGGATTGGCGCAAGTGCCAGGCCCAAGTCCAGAACTTCAAGGAGTGCATGTTGGCATTCCAGACCGCAAGGAAGGAGCAACTCATGCAACAGAGAGCTACGCAGCATAACTTAGCCTCTAACTCCAGTGCCTAA
- the LOC118774695 gene encoding olfactory receptor 146-like — protein sequence MLASTPSNATFIRPSRFYINGFSNVPHVKYYYVFLCFAYVVTVFGNSFIMLVIYIDRTLHTPKYIVVFNLAVADFSGSTALIPKVIDTFLFEAQYISYNECLSYMFFVYLFSCVQSLTLVALAYDRLIAICFPLRYHAIVTKSAMIVLIIITWGIAAAVCCSCAALITRLSFCKSLVINSFFCDHGPTYKLACNDASINNIMAWIAFLVIFVLPVILITITYVCIGITLVRIASGEERIKAMKTCTSHLMLVAIFYLPTFATNIAAVATYIHPNARIINSSLSSIMPPMLNPIIYTLKTEEVMVSIKKLYRRSKVTTAKSKK from the coding sequence ATGCTGGCATCCACTCCTTCAAATGCAACGTTTATTCGTCCGTCAAGGTTTTACATCAACGGATTCTCCAACGTCCCACACGTGAAGTACTACTacgtgtttttgtgctttgcaTATGTTGTAACTGTGTTCGGAAATTCTTTCATCATGCTTGTTATATACATTGACCGCACTCTTCATACTCCGAagtatattgttgtttttaatttagcaGTTGCTGATTTCAGTGGAAGCACTGCGTTAATTCCAAAAGTAATTGACACATTCCTCTTTGAGGCGCAGTATATCTCTTATAATGAATGTTTGTCgtatatgttttttgtttatttattcagttgtgtACAGTCGCTGACCCTGGTTGCTCTGGCTTATGACAGATTAATTGCCATATGCTTTCCACTGAGATATCATGCTATCGTTACTAAATCTGCAAtgattgttttaataataattacgTGGGGAATAgctgcagcagtgtgctgttcaTGTGCTGCTTTAATCACAAGACTATCTTTCTGTAAATCCCTTGTGATAAACAGCTTCTTCTGTGATCACGGGCCAACATATAAACTAGCCTGTAATGATGCATCGATAAATAACATTATGGCCTGGATTGCCTTTCTGGTAATATTCGTGTTACCAGTGATCTTGATCACAATCACATATGTATGCATTGGTATTACACTGGTAAGGATTGCATCTGGTGAAGAACGCATTAAAGCCATGAAAACCTGCACTTCCCACCTGATGTTAGTGGCTATATTTTATCTCCCAACGTTTGCCACCAACATTGCAGCAGTTGCCACCTATATACACCCCAATGCTCGGATCAtcaactcctctctctcttcgaTAATGCCGCCCATGCTGAACCCCATCATTTACACCCTGAAAACAGAGGAGGTCATGGTATCTATCAAAAAACTCTACAGAAGAAGCAAGGTCACCACTGCTAAATCCAAGAAATAA